AATAAATAGACAGTGCTTTAATTCTTGAATTTAACTAACAATTTGTAAGGAAGGTTTATATTCTAACTAAAATATAATTTATTAGGTCAGATTCTGACTAGAATTGTTTATTCTATAAATAGGGACAGAATGAAGGTGTTTATTGAAAGATATTGTTAATTTAGTTGAAAGTGCAAGAAATAGTATTAGTGATTATTGTATGAATGTTTGTCATGCAAAATGTTGTCAATTTGGATTTTTGTCGATGAATCATAGCCAAGCAATTCTTATACTTGGTAAATTTGAAAAAGAATATTTAAAAAATAATCTCCTAATTAAGAAAGAAGGAGATAAATATCATTTAAATCTTGGAGCAAAACCATGCTTAAAATTAGATGATAAATTTTTATGTAAGATACATCTTAATGAAAATAGACCAAGACTTTGCAAAGATTATCCTTTATTCATTGTTGGAAAATATGTAATTAGTGCTTCTAGTTGCCCTGTAATAGAAAAAAATCTTTTAG
The genomic region above belongs to Candidatus Woesearchaeota archaeon and contains:
- a CDS encoding YkgJ family cysteine cluster protein; this encodes MKDIVNLVESARNSISDYCMNVCHAKCCQFGFLSMNHSQAILILGKFEKEYLKNNLLIKKEGDKYHLNLGAKPCLKLDDKFLCKIHLNENRPRLCKDYPLFIVGKYVISASSCPVIEKNLLDEEFKVMESLGYKII